The Saccopteryx leptura isolate mSacLep1 chromosome 2, mSacLep1_pri_phased_curated, whole genome shotgun sequence genome has a window encoding:
- the TTLL6 gene encoding tubulin polyglutamylase TTLL6 has translation MEMKSYQKINHFPGMSEICRKDLLARNMRRMLKLFPNEFHFFPRTWCLPADWGDLQNYSRSRKNKTYICKPDSGCQGRGIFITRTVKEIKPGEDMICQLYISKPFIIDGFKFDLRIYVLITSCDPLRIFTYNEGLVRFATTAYSHPCTDNLDDICMHLTNYSINKHSSNFIQDAHSGSKRKLSTFNTYMESHGYNVAQIWSDIEDVIIKTVISAFPIIKHNYHTCFPNHTLSSACFEILGFDILLDRKLKPWLLEVNHSPSFSTDSCLDKEVKDSLLYDTMVLVNLGSCDKKKVLEEERQRGRYLQQCRSRETRIEEVKGFQALRLEKTEKYEKEHCGGFRLIYPSLHSEKYEKFFQDNNSLFQNTVASRARELYVRRMIQELKLKQQRNFFRLKEKKVEMQGESAGEQARSKGAKSWQQIGRKKHEEAVAPHASRQPLALVPCAPDMLLNVGDAKKNETESSLHQKASKEGGSAPPQPTSARCYCSVPDLRNSSSLSCSGLKLGQLISRIRETKSASARNTFTGTVPLTSVESSESTTQPSDSPECLLSTTLTTSSECSSPEMDKVVSLNCEQQQIPQYLLQEKTSNISLPTRSQHFLGTLYPSGTLLKNSRRKKRMMAELLSKVQLREKLLLPAPHNSKLVSSGQSQNSSLPQECYLRNQSSGEKRPLDMSSLVLLKGSRSRDVSLENLLVVATSARLDLKPGRNHTGAMRDPCVQDQEAYGHCLVSDQRGCEKN, from the exons ATGGAAATGAAAAGTTACCAG AAAATCAATCACTTCCCAGGGATGAGTGAAATCTGTCGCAAGGATTTGTTGGCCAGAAATATGAGGCGCATGTTAAAGTTATTCCCTAACGAATTCCACTTTTTCCCTCGGACCTGGTGCCTTCCGGCTGA CTGGGGAGATTTGCAGAACTACAGCAGGTcaagaaaaaataagacataCATCTGTAAACCGGATTCCGGCTGCCAAGGGAGAGGGATATTCATCACCCGGACAGTGAAAGAAATCAAACCAGGGGAGGACATGATCTGTCAGCTCTATATTTCAAAG cCCTTTATCATTGATGGGTTCAAGTTTGACCTACGGATTTATGTGCTCATAACGTCCTGTGACCCTCTCAGGATTTTTACGTATAATGAAGGACTGGTCCGCTTCGCCACGACCGCCTACTCCCATCCTTGCACAGACAACCTG GATGAtatctgcatgcacctgactaaTTATTCCATTAATAAGCACAGTTCCAATTTCATTCAAGATGCTCACTCTGGCAGCAAGAG GAAGCTGTCCACCTTCAACACGTACATGGAGAGCCATGGCTACAACGTGGCGCAGATATGGAGCGACATCGAGGACGTCATCATCAAGACGGTCATCTCGGCCTTCCCCATCATCAAGCACAACTACCACACCTGCTTCCCCAACCACACGCTCAGCAGCGCCTgttttgaaatcctgggcttcgACATTTTGTTGGACCGCAAACTCAAGCCCTGGCTGCTAGAG GTCAACCACTCCCCGAGCTTCTCCACGGACTCCTGCTTGGATAAAGAGGTGAAGGACAGTCTGCTGTATGATACCATGGTCCTGGTCAACCTGGGAAGCTGTGACAAAAAGAAAGTCTTGGAGGAGGAGAGGCAACGAGGGAGATACTTACAGCAGTGTCGTTCTCGAGAGACCAG GATCGAGGAAGTCAAGGGTTTCCAGGCCTTGCGTTTAGAGAAAACGGAGAAGTATGAGAAGGAACACTGTGGAGGGTTCCGTCTGATTTATCCCAGTCTGCATTCGGAGAAGTATGAGAAGTTTTTCCAGGACAACAACTCCCTCTTCCAGAACACCGTGGCCTCCAGGGCCCGGGAGCTGTATGTCCG GCGGATGATCCAGGAGCTGAAACTCAAACAGCAGAGGAATTTCTTCcgattgaaagagaagaaggtgGAGATGCAGGGGGAGTCTGCCGGCGAGCAAGCGAGGAGCAAGGGCGCTAAAAGCTGGCAACAGATAGGACGGAAGAaacacgaggaggccgtagcTCCCCATGCCTCCAGACAA CCATTGGCATTAGTGCCCTGCGCACCTGACATGCTCTTGAATGTCGGAGatgcaaagaaaaatgagacAGAGAGCAGCCTCCACCAGAAGGCTTCCAAGGAGGGTGGCTCTGCTCCTCCTCAGCCTACGTCTGCAAGATGCTACTGCTCTGTACCTGACCTGAGGAATTCAAGCTCTCTCAGCTGCTCTGGGTTGAAGCTCGGTCAACTCATCTCCAGAATCCGGGAGACCAAGTCTGCCTCTGCAAGGAACACGTTCACTGGCACTGTG CCCTTAACTTCAGTGGAAAGCTCAGAATCCACCACCCAGCCCTCGGACTCACCTGAATGTCTGCTGAGCACGACCTTGACAACCAGCTCTGAATGCAGTAGCCCAGAGATGGACAAGGTGGTCTCCTTGAACTGTGAGCAGCAGCAGATACCTCAGTACCTCCTCCAGGAGAAAACATCAAATATTTCTCTGCCGACAAGATCCCAGCACTTCTTGGGGACTCTGTACCCAAGCGGGACTTTGCTTAAGAATAGCAGGAGGAAGAAGCGTATGATGGCAGAGCTACTCAGCAAGGTCCAACTGAGGGAGAAATTATTGCTTCCAGCTCCCCACAACTCAAAGCTGGTGTCAAGTGGCCAGTCAC AAAACTCCTCTCTGCCCCAGGAGTGCTACTTACGCAACCAAAGCTCTGGTGAGAAGAGGCCACTGGATATGTCCTCCCTTGTCCTCTTGAAGGGTTCTCGCAGCCGTgatgtttctctggagaatctaCTTGTGGTTGCCACTTCGGCTCGCCTGGACCTGAAGCCTGGCAGAAACCACACGGGTGCTATGAGGGACCCCTGTGTGCAGGATCAGGAAGCATACGGCCACTGCTTGGTCTCTGACCAAAGAGGATGCGAGAAGAACTAG